The following proteins are co-located in the Haloplanus sp. HW8-1 genome:
- a CDS encoding ZIP family metal transporter, translating to MTDSTDGGTAAPRIDRPLGLPRWAAAVLPLLLLALLAGGFFAATPFASLDAGGEPLPDVTVSHTTLPDDETVILHVTNNGPDAVTISQVLVDDAYWHFEVRGAGGDATLAPRERARVVVPYHWTPGWDLGFALVLSDGATVHHTLVAPSESPGLTADLLLTMAAIGLFVGVVPVALGMLWFPFLRTMSDRWLHAVLAFSAGILVFLAIDAGIEAVELAERVPGAFEGQALVALGVLGAFLAVQSVSAWREARAEDGDARAASGLRVAYLVALGIGLHNLAEGLAIGSSFALGRVSLGAFLVVGFMLHNVTEGPAVVAPVARGERPLIRHFAGMGVLAGAPVILGGWLGSLAYSPTLGALFLAVGVGAILQVVGELRAMIGRGGASSTALNLLTFLVGLVVMYATDLFVAL from the coding sequence ATGACCGACTCGACCGACGGTGGGACGGCCGCCCCACGGATCGACCGACCGCTGGGACTGCCACGCTGGGCCGCGGCCGTCCTCCCACTGCTCCTGCTAGCGCTGCTCGCCGGCGGCTTCTTCGCCGCGACGCCGTTCGCGTCGCTCGACGCCGGCGGCGAACCTCTCCCCGACGTGACGGTGAGCCACACCACCCTGCCCGACGACGAGACGGTGATCCTTCACGTCACGAACAACGGCCCGGACGCGGTGACCATCTCGCAGGTGCTCGTCGACGACGCCTACTGGCACTTCGAGGTGCGCGGCGCTGGCGGGGACGCCACGCTCGCGCCACGGGAGCGCGCCCGTGTCGTCGTCCCCTACCACTGGACTCCGGGGTGGGATCTCGGGTTCGCCCTCGTGCTCTCGGACGGAGCCACGGTCCACCACACGCTCGTCGCCCCGAGCGAGTCGCCCGGATTGACCGCGGACCTCCTGCTCACGATGGCCGCCATCGGTCTGTTCGTCGGCGTCGTTCCCGTCGCCCTCGGAATGCTCTGGTTCCCCTTCCTCCGGACGATGAGCGACCGGTGGCTGCACGCCGTCCTCGCGTTCTCCGCGGGCATCCTCGTCTTCCTCGCGATCGACGCCGGGATCGAGGCCGTCGAACTCGCCGAACGGGTTCCCGGGGCCTTCGAGGGACAGGCCCTCGTCGCGCTGGGCGTCCTCGGGGCGTTCCTGGCGGTGCAGTCCGTGAGTGCGTGGCGCGAGGCCCGGGCGGAAGACGGCGACGCCCGTGCGGCGAGCGGTCTCCGGGTCGCCTATCTCGTCGCGCTCGGCATCGGCCTCCACAACCTCGCGGAGGGGCTCGCCATCGGCAGTTCGTTCGCGCTCGGGCGCGTCTCGCTCGGCGCCTTCCTCGTGGTGGGCTTCATGCTCCACAACGTGACCGAGGGACCCGCGGTCGTTGCCCCGGTGGCCCGCGGCGAGCGCCCGCTGATTCGACATTTCGCCGGGATGGGCGTCCTCGCGGGCGCGCCGGTGATCCTCGGGGGATGGCTCGGCAGCCTCGCGTACTCGCCGACGCTCGGCGCCCTCTTTCTCGCCGTCGGCGTCGGCGCCATCCTCCAGGTCGTCGGAGAGCTTCGGGCCATGATCGGTCGAGGCGGGGCGTCCTCGACGGCGCTCAACCTCCTCACGTTCCTCGTCGGACTGGTCGTGATGTACGCCACCGACCTCTTCGTCGCCCTATGA
- a CDS encoding DUF7122 family protein, whose protein sequence is MSDDPANDGQVFDRLPATAAEREVPGRATRAEVIEWWVDRFGLSAETFDGDTFWEKGAGKIWIFGADLPTPVDVEGVGMTFLRTRQEHWKPTTNAVQRFGGAATRNVIGLGPDEAARFLAGEDLDPAWDGDWGYLIVAHEIAGEREPIGVGLYVHDELRSVIPKGRRASLPARE, encoded by the coding sequence GTGAGCGACGACCCCGCGAACGACGGCCAGGTGTTCGACCGCCTGCCCGCGACGGCCGCCGAACGCGAGGTGCCCGGCCGGGCGACCCGAGCCGAAGTGATCGAGTGGTGGGTCGACCGCTTCGGCCTGTCGGCCGAAACGTTCGACGGGGACACCTTCTGGGAGAAAGGCGCCGGGAAGATCTGGATCTTCGGCGCGGACCTGCCGACGCCCGTCGACGTCGAGGGCGTCGGCATGACGTTCCTGCGGACCCGACAGGAACACTGGAAACCGACAACGAACGCCGTCCAGCGGTTCGGCGGCGCGGCGACGCGAAACGTGATCGGACTCGGGCCCGACGAGGCCGCACGCTTTCTCGCCGGTGAGGACCTCGACCCGGCGTGGGACGGCGACTGGGGCTACCTGATCGTCGCCCACGAGATCGCTGGCGAGCGCGAACCGATCGGCGTCGGCCTCTACGTCCACGACGAGTTGCGGTCCGTGATCCCCAAGGGCCGGCGGGCGTCGCTGCCGGCGCGGGAGTGA
- a CDS encoding RsmB/NOP family class I SAM-dependent RNA methyltransferase — protein MTPLERYESLVDDVEAFRAACDRPLPSVVRVNTIKATVDRVRTALDAAGVAHEQTDWHPGVLRLPADSPGRNWPHAHGWIHGQEEVSNLPAVILDPDPDDRVWDACAAPGSKTTQLAALMDDSGLLVGNDNNLGRLSALRHNAERLGVTNLVVTNRDARNFSLKPLGGGGRDADDGVDAFDRVLVDAPCSCEGTIRKNPDAFDTWSLDHVHSVAGVQKGILRRAVQATRPGGTVVYSTCTFAPEENEAVLDHVLDAEDCRLVDVDAPLDGVSGVTEWDGEAYDPSVEKALRIYPHHNDTGGFFCAKLEVGA, from the coding sequence ATGACTCCGCTGGAGCGGTACGAATCGCTCGTCGACGACGTCGAGGCGTTCCGGGCGGCCTGTGACCGGCCGCTCCCGTCGGTCGTCCGCGTCAACACGATCAAGGCGACCGTCGACCGGGTGCGGACGGCCCTCGACGCCGCGGGCGTCGCCCACGAGCAGACCGACTGGCATCCCGGCGTGCTCCGCCTGCCCGCGGACTCGCCCGGTCGGAACTGGCCCCACGCCCACGGCTGGATCCACGGCCAGGAGGAGGTGTCGAACCTGCCGGCGGTGATCCTCGACCCCGACCCCGACGACCGGGTGTGGGACGCCTGCGCCGCCCCCGGGAGCAAGACGACGCAACTGGCGGCGCTGATGGACGACTCGGGGCTGCTGGTCGGCAACGACAACAACCTCGGTCGGCTCTCGGCGCTCCGCCACAACGCCGAGCGCCTCGGCGTGACGAACCTCGTGGTCACCAACCGGGACGCGCGCAACTTCTCGCTGAAGCCGCTGGGGGGTGGCGGCCGGGACGCCGACGACGGCGTCGACGCCTTCGACCGCGTCCTCGTCGACGCGCCCTGTTCCTGCGAGGGCACCATCCGCAAGAACCCCGACGCCTTCGACACCTGGTCGCTGGATCACGTCCACAGCGTCGCGGGCGTCCAGAAGGGGATCCTCCGGCGGGCGGTCCAGGCCACCCGTCCCGGCGGGACTGTCGTCTACTCCACCTGTACGTTCGCGCCGGAGGAGAACGAGGCAGTGCTGGATCACGTCCTCGACGCGGAGGACTGTCGCCTCGTCGACGTCGACGCCCCCCTCGACGGCGTGTCCGGCGTCACCGAGTGGGATGGTGAGGCGTACGATCCGAGCGTCGAGAAGGCGCTCCGCATCTACCCACACCACAACGACACGGGCGGCTTTTTCTGTGCGAAACTGGAGGTGGGCGCGTGA
- a CDS encoding plastocyanin/azurin family copper-binding protein, which translates to MNRRTLLRLGGAALLGSLAGCSAGRRNGPQGVSMTDGFAYDPARITVPAGSTVRWVNDDDVRHSVTAYARGVPADASYFASGGFESERAARDDIGGGLIAAGDAYEHTFGTPGTYDYFCVPHEGSGMTGRVAVRADRRG; encoded by the coding sequence ATGAACCGTCGCACCCTCCTTCGACTCGGCGGCGCCGCACTGCTCGGGAGTCTCGCCGGCTGTTCGGCCGGGAGACGGAACGGCCCCCAGGGCGTGTCGATGACCGACGGCTTCGCGTACGATCCAGCACGGATCACCGTCCCCGCCGGATCGACGGTCCGGTGGGTGAACGACGACGACGTACGGCATTCCGTGACGGCCTATGCCAGGGGCGTCCCGGCGGACGCCTCCTACTTCGCAAGCGGCGGGTTCGAGAGCGAACGCGCCGCGCGCGACGACATCGGGGGCGGGCTGATCGCGGCCGGTGACGCCTACGAACACACCTTCGGGACGCCGGGCACCTACGACTACTTCTGTGTCCCTCACGAGGGGTCCGGGATGACCGGCCGCGTCGCCGTCCGGGCCGACCGACGCGGCTGA